The proteins below come from a single Zea mays cultivar B73 chromosome 8, Zm-B73-REFERENCE-NAM-5.0, whole genome shotgun sequence genomic window:
- the LOC103636757 gene encoding LOW QUALITY PROTEIN: RNA-binding protein CP29B, chloroplastic (The sequence of the model RefSeq protein was modified relative to this genomic sequence to represent the inferred CDS: inserted 1 base in 1 codon), producing MFASLALRVELAGGAELQCSPDEFAARRCSERCGHVAPLLAFAQAAVPSVNSAPAVTSGGPFKLPNGVGKPATPLADLLDLSSDDAPVTTSAPTTAPNDFLQDLLGIGLTDSSPIGGAPSTSTDILMDLLSIGSSSIQNGPPTANFSLPGIETKSVAVTPQVVDLLDGLSSGTSLPDENATYPTITTFQTSVLNLIDASLVSCKLTEVVLDKFSGRSRGLGFVNFNEKQAMEDAIEATNGLYLDGSNITVDKARPHGPGRDRNGDRYYDCELGSRYDHGCNYGGRCALRGGGDCFKCGNPXHFARDYPFGDNGRGDKYGSRDDRYGGSGGCYGSDRGGDRYSGNSRDGGSYRGDDRYGLDRSGPS from the exons GCGGCGCTGAATTGCAGTGCTCTCCAGATGAGTTCGCGGCGCGCCGTTGCTCGGAACGATGTGGGCATGTGGCGCCCTTGCTCGCCTTTGCTC AGGCTGCAGTTCCATCTGTAAATTCTGCTCCAGCAGTCACTTCTGGAGGCCCATTTAAGCTTCCTAATGGTGTTGGAAAGCCTGCAACTCCTTTAGCTGATTTGCTTGATTTGAGTTCTGATGATGCTCCAGTGACTACCTCAGCCCCTACAACAGCACCTAATGATTTTCTACAGGATCTGTTGGGCATTGGCTTGACTGATTCGTCTCCTATAG GCGGCGCTCCGTCTACAAGCACTGACATTCTGATGGATCTTCTATCTATTGGTTCATCTTCTATACAAAATGGACCACCAACGGCAAACTTTAGCCTTCCTGGCATAG AGACTAAATCTGTCGCTGTTACACCTCAAGTTGTGGATCTTCTTGATGGTTTGTCCTCAGGCACATCTCTTCCTG ATGAGAACGCAACCTACCCCACAATCACAACATTCCAGA CAAGCGTACTGAATCTGATTGATGCATCTTTAGTTAGCTGTAAACTTACAGAG GTGGTTCTTGACAAATTTTCTGGTCGTTCTCGTGGTTTAGGCTTTGTAAATTTTAATGAGAAGCAAGCCATGGAAGATGCTATTGAGGCAACGAATGGACTGTACTTGGACGGGAGCAACATCACTGTCGATAAAGCTCGGCCACATGGACCTGGTAGAGACCGTAATGGTGACCGTTATTATGACTGTGAGCTTGGATCTCGTTATGACCATGGTTGTAACTATGGTGGTCGGTGTGCACTGCGAGGTGGTGGTGACTGCTTCAAGTGTGGGAACC ATCATTTTGCTAGAGACTACCCATTTGGGGACAATGGGAGAGGGGACAAATATGGTAGTAGGGATGACAGGTATGGTGGCAGTGGAGGTTGTTATGGTTCTGATCGTGGCGGTGACCGATACTCTGGTAATAGTCGAGATGGCGGTAGCTATCGGGGCGACGACCGTTATGGCCTTGATCGATCAGGTCCTTCCTGA